The Drosophila sechellia strain sech25 chromosome 2R, ASM438219v1, whole genome shotgun sequence nucleotide sequence GtagaaacatatatttttttactttaattagcattaaatGTTTGTTATGGTAAACCCTTTGAGCCGCCTGTGAATACGACGTACTTATCGACAGCTGAGACGTTGGCGAAAAAAGCCGCGAAATCGCACGCCCACAAATTATGTGATCGAAGTTCGAATGCTCTGACTATGCTAAGATAATCAAGAtcttcaattttatttaaaacctTGCGTGTATTTGGAGTGATTAATGAATAAATCAGCGCCATACTAATTGATCTGCACAAACTACAGGGTTTCGATCCAAAAAGTATGGGTcagataaaattaaatacgACTAAAAGGAGTGGCTGTCCTTCGTTAATTTTAATAACTATTTATTGGGATCATTTAAATTAGTTAAAACTGtttgttaaaaataatttctccCACTAGAGAAAAAGAATGTAGTTCATTTCATGTTAGTTGGAATTTAAGCTCCAAAAATGTAACGGCATATTCTTGATTGCTTATACCAACGACTTAAGCGATTTGTCTTCATTCAAGATGTATCTGCCCCTTTGTAGCTGTCGGATGTCGGAGGTTGGTTGCGATCGAGAGGCGATAAGTGAATTGAAACGGAAAGTCTCATCTGGTCAAGGTGAGCTGCCTGTCAGATGGATCCGGCTGAACTTTTGGATTGCCTTTTCCCCAGGCTAAGATCACTTGGGTGGGCTGCTCATTGCGAATGCCCGGCATGAAATGGGTGGCGGTGGGTGGGTGTTGGACGCACGACGATCAGGAAACCGAAAACTATTTTACGATCTCGGCCGGCTTTTGCATGCCTGATTAACTCATTTAAATACGGAACGCATTATAGCTTACAGGCGCGCTAAAGTTTGCTGCCTGAGTCTTTCGTTTTAGGGCCGCGCAAATTCTGTTTATCAGATTGCCGGCGAAGGAAGCAGCGACGCCAGCAGCGCCGTCGACTGAGACAGAGAGTCTAGCTCGACAGATCGGGAGTTGCGATCGTTCAGTCAGTATTGGCAGCTCGTTGAGAACAGAGCGTTTTCTTTATCAATCGTAGTCGTGATTTGCTTTAGCTAAGCCAGGCAAAGAAATACATAAACAAATGCGGAAACCGATTTGAATGTTAATTTTCGCGTACGAAAGTGAATTGGAATTGTACGCCCAAATTCGGCGGTTCATTGAACGCAAGCCGTCGCAGAACTTCAACTaatatttaaactaatttaTTGTGTTTACCATGGTGTTACCGGCTGCCTCGACATTATGCAATGTATTTACATTTCTGCTGGGTAAGCTGAGACATCGCCGTGGAGTGGAAACTTAGGCTGAAACCGAAAGTGGCATCTATTAGCATTGATTCTGCCTCAATGTCAGCTGGAAAATCGTGCCCCAAGTGGGCGGTTGGGGCGTAACTATGCACATAAGTTCAAGGCGGAACGGCTTGTAAGCCAAACAAGCTAACGTCTTTGTTGATACGCGCACTCAAAAGATTCAATTGTTGACCATCGGTAATATTTGACTTGGGGTAGGTCAGCTTAGATGGCCAGTGGGCTGTGAAAGAAGGTTGTCAAAAAATGAAACGAAGGGTTGGGCACAAAGGAGATAGTTACTATCCAAACAAATCGTCAATATATCGCATATCAGACTTGTGTAGTCTTCCTCTTTATGTTCGCTCTTATATAGATCATTATAGTCTTGTATAGTTCTTTACGCTATTCTTAATGACGCGAACCACACCATTTTCAATGTCAGGCGGGGAATCACTTGGCTAGAATCATAAAGCCGGTACCCGTAAAGTTCTTAGTGCAACCATAACGAGCACCATGGCTTAAAGCTGCTAATTAAGTGCCAGCCACAcgtacatttaaattaaagccagcagtgcgataattaaaaaaaagaaatacaaattaaatgcaCGGCATGACGTCGCGAAACAACGTGGAAACAAAGCCAATCCAAGCAAAACAAAGAAGACGAAAAGTATTATTAAGTGGCTATATCAGCAACAACTATGAAACATTCCTCATAAATAAGCGCGACAAACTCTTCCGCtctgcacaaaaaaaaaatatatatacgaaTGCAGACCCCAcatttacataaataaaagATATTTAAGCTACATTCATAATATTTGGAGTACGATTAAAGCCACGAAAGGCATTACAAAAGCGAATGGGAAACACTCTAACTTGAAattgattattaaatgcaggcactaaatattaattttataaccATCAGAATAATCATACCCTATTTATAACAATTATTGAAATAAGCATGCTTCGATGGTAATATACATGTTTAGCTTACAGAACATATTTCCAagtaatatattaaatttagtaTTTAATTATCCGCACTTGTTCTACTATTAGAAATCCAGGGTAGGAAGACCATTCCAAAGTTGATGTGGTTTTTTATTGAGCAAAACGGAAAGTGATAAGTGGACGGAATCACAAATGAGTCCGGCAGTGAGTGAGGTCAACGTCATTGTTAGTTGGCATCTAATCAAGTGTATTATCCGTATGCATTCGCAGCTGACGATAAGAATGTGTAGCAAAACAGAGAGTGCGAAAAAGCCGTCATTGACATCCCAATGTGGTTGACCCACTGGCGGTGGTGCTGCCACTTTAAGACACCACCCACTCGCGAATCGATCTGATTAGGCACTTGGCCGTGTGAACATCGAAAACCTGATGGAAATGAAAacttgttttcattttgcccCCGGTGCTACGTaacacgcggcgtatgcgtcaCGTGCTGCCTTGTGGCTACTGccacttgtttttttttttttgttggcccCACAAAACATGCCATTCCACTCGATTTCATTTACTCCCTCCAAGTTCACGGCCAAGTTGGTCTTCGTTAGGCCAGTTTCGATTTCTTTGCtactgtttttgtttggcttttggtTTTCATCTTTGTTATTACTGTTTTTGATTGTTATGTTATGGCTGCGGCTACCTGGCAGTTGCACGCGTTGCCAGTGGGTTAATGAAGCTAATGAATCAATTAGTTTTGTATTCCAAGCTCTAAACAAATTGGCTTGCGCTTGCCACTTGACAAATTCGATTTCCGCCTTTATTTCGTGGCGATGTTGTAAGAAGTTGCAGAGCAATTTGCTTACAAACATTTTGGTTATTGGTTTTCTCTCAGTAAGGCTTTTGAATATGACCATATTTTAAGTATAATATAACGTCttatttcttttattatttcctattttgattgtatattttttctgTATATCCCAGCTGGTTCGCCAATTTTCTACAGCGCAGCTCCGCGTGGATCCTGCTCCACTTGCTGTGCCATTAAAGAGCGCGAGGACATAAAGTTCATGCTGTACACCAGGTAAGCAAGCGGCGACCCATCTGCATTTCATCCCAGCTCATGCATATTGAGGGGCCATCAAAAATGGGTCCACCTTTTTGCAGCCGGAACCGCAATTCCGCACAACTGCTCCACCTGAGCGACGATGCCCGGCTGGCACAgagcaatttcaatttcaattaccCGCTGGCCATCTATCTGCACGGCTTCTCGGAATCGGCCACCGGCGAACGGCAGAGCAGCCAGGAGCTAAAGGACGGTGAGTGGGGACTTCCTGCCACCtcgaccaaaaaaaaatatatacccTGTCCATCTTCCCTTCGATTTCCCCCGGCAGCGTTTCTCAGGAGGGGCAACTACAATGTCATCCTCATCGACTGGAGCGCGATGACAGCGGTGCCCTGGTACTCGAATGCCGTCGAGAATCTGCCGGTGTCGGGTCGCTATTTGGCCAGGTTCCTGCGATTCCTGGTGGACAAGGGTTACCCAGCGAAGTACATCCACTTGATTGGCTTCAGTCTGGGCGCCGAGGTGGCCGGTTTTGCGGGCAAGCAGCTGCAGGAGTGGGGCATCAAGCTGCCCAGGATAACGGCCCTCGATCCAGCTCTTCCGCTTTTCGAGGGCAACAGCTCCAACCGCCGCTTGAGTCCCAGCGACGCTAGGTTCGTGGATGTCATCCACACCGACGGTGGCCTTCTGGGCAATCCAGCGCCCATGGGTCATGCGGACTTCTATCCGAATGGCGGACGACCACTGCAGCCGGGTTGCGCCAAACAAAATATTGCCAATAACTGGCTGGGAATAATTGGTAAGCATAAGTCACACATAAAGAAAGAGATTTagatgaaaaaaaatattttaatattttattattaccACTTTGGCAAGAACTTTCcgattaaacatttttaaatgatCCTTACAGCTAATTGCTCCATTTTCCTTTGCAGTCGGCTGCAGTCACCAGCGTGCCTGGGAATACTTCGTGGAGAGCATAGCCCAGCCTCGAGGTTTTCCCGCCCAACGTTGCGAGCCCTCCGAAATGTTCGGCATCTGCCGTGAACCAGGAGGCCGGCCCGCCTTCATGGGCATGGGGGCGGATCCCAGGTGAGTAGTTGGAAATCGCTCAATCTCTGCAAATCCATCTGATAACGCTGTTTACAGGATTCGTGGCAAATTCTATCTGAATACGAACGATGCCAAGCCGTTTGGAAGGAACAGCCAGGCGAGGGCAATTGTCTCGCTGGCTCCTCGGCTGCCTATTGCCTACAAATTGCCACCTAATGCCACCAGACAGCCATCTGTCAGTCGGTGGGCCATTGGCCAAAAGGAGCAggacgacgaggacgaggacaaCAACGCGCTGAGCAACAACATTGACAGGTTCTCACTGACGTGATGGAATTTGCACGGTTCTCGAAGGATACGGGCTAGGGTAATTTCCCACACCCAAGAGTGTCCTTCGCCATCGGATGAGATTTATGTGGGCTGCTATGTTGCATTCGTGGGCAACAGTTCTTGTGATCTTTATTTTAAGTATTTCTAGCACGTAATCAGGGCATTTTTAAGCCGTTAAATAAATATCCCTAAGTATAAATAGTTTAAACGTGGGAGGTTTTATAATAGAAAAGGAAATTGGAAAGGATACTCAAAGGGACTTTTCATCATGACTTTGCAGATGGTGATAAGAGCCAACAAAAAAAGATTGAACTTGCAAATTGTCCTAAGGTGTTGCTTATATAAAAAGTCAAAAGATGATGATTTTGTGTAATTTGCctataaatttattaagtttCATCTCAGTAATTTGAACAATAAGCTCCACATTCTCTCATCTTAATACATCTTTAAAAATTCAGGTAGCAACACGACCATCAGCCGAGCCTTCGTCATtccgaaaaaaaatataaaaaaaaaggcagcGGAGGCTCAATTTGCACACTTTTGGCCGTGACTCATCATGACAATCGCTCTAAAAGgaaagtaatttaatttggtTGCCCCAGACCCGCAGTAAAATACACCCCTGCCGAGTCGAGGGACATGCAAAGTGGATACGCCTATGACGCAAGGGGAAACCTTAGAAAGAAACACCCGAAATACGAGTATACCAAGCAATATATCAAGTATACGCACCGAGGACCGagcgaaataaagcaaaaaagtaTTTTGCTCGAAGTTGAGCTATTGCCCGTGCAATTAAAAAGTAATTAATGAATAATGCGCGGCCAAGGAGGCGCCTTCTTCGCCCACGGAGcgaaaattgtttattaactTGGGTTGCAGCCGCCGCCTGTAATTATGCAAGGCCtggtgcaaaaaaaaacaaaaataaaacagcaCTGAAAAAGAGCAACTGAAGCCATACAGGACGTGGGCCATAATGTGCAATGAATGTCGGAGCTCATTTCACGAGCCATCGCCTAACGAGCAGCGGAAGTCGCGGCAAGTTGGGGAAGTTCGGGAAGTGGAAGTTGGTGTGGCCAGCCGGAAGGGCAAATGGGGCACGACGTGGTTCGTTCGGGAACATGAAGCTTCATATGGCCGGCTGCATTAATAATGAGCCAGACTTTGGGCCAACTGAATGCAGATGCAATTTCCCCATCACTCATCGCCGATACCGGTATTGCATGACCCGCCGGCTCAATGATTTGTGAGTTTTAGGTTTTTGGACCTACTGGTTCAGCTCAGGTCCCCAGTCGAGTGGCTTTTTGGGTCAACTGCAGATGGCCGAGTGCCTGtcgaatttatatttaatggtCGCCAGGCCTTGATGAGCGGACACATCTAAATGGTTTTGGCTCGAATCGATAAAGAGTAGCGGAAAACGCCACGTTGAAAGTCCTTGTTATTCTGATGTTTAAGGTTTGAGTAATTGCCTGTAAAACTTAATCTGTTTTTATGACCCTATTACTGCCATTCAATTGAAATCTCTAGTTGGGGTTAGTGGTTCAAATGGGCAGTAAAAATATTCCAAATTAATCAGATTTAATTCTGATTTTAGTGTgcagaagaaaataaaatagatttaATTGATCTAAGCATATATTAACCTAATCAGAAAATAATCTCCAAGGGAATGCATAATAAGGTCtagaatatttatataaataccaTTCAATTTGCCTATTGagcaatcaaataaattcacTGTGATTGTGCATTCACCTATTTCCCTTCGTAATTTCCAGCGTATTTCTATCGGACTGTCAATTATGGACATTTGCGCGGCGGGTGGCCAGGTAAAGCAGgccaataataaaaaaaaacactcctTAGCCCGGCTTAACCCCTCGTTGCCACCGTCCTGGAATTCGCCCCTTCTATATGGCGGTTAGGCATGCCATGGGAAACCAGGCGACAACTGCGCGAGACACGTGCGAACAACTCGCTGTGGACTCACAAAAAATGTGGTGGCTAATGAGGCTCAGAAAGGAGCTAACAGGAGCGACAAGGATAAGGGGATTGCTCTGGCTTCGAGGAGGAATTCCTGGAGCTGTCAATGAGCGTTTGCTGATTGATTGAGGTTGGAATTGATTATAAATACCGTGACTGGTCTCTATTCTTGTTTACCTTAACTTGAACACACGTGTGAGTAAGAGTGGGCTCCTTTTTCGGTTAACTAAACCAGGTGGGGTCAGAACAAGGGTCTAGTTTCTAATCTTACATTGATCTAAAATGGCTATAAACATGCCATTTATAGTGGCGACAACCTATGGGTGAAATAAAAGAATGACGAAGAAAAAGAACATATAAGGTTCTTAAATGTTTTATAGAAAATGATGTATACCCACAAAAAGTACTTTCCAAGTctaaatcataaaaaatactTACACTTACTAGCATTATAAGTTCTCTAGTGTTTTTTAGTGTTTAAACCAAAGCGGGTGCCACACCACTTCAGGCATTTTGACACCTGAAAGTAGGTGACCTCATATAACTTGGATACCAACAACAAACACTCAGCCAGTCAAGCAATCATTCTTGCAGTTTTCGGCACCTGCAGCCTTTTTAAGGaaagcaaaattaattaaatcgaTACAGGACTTTCCCACTTTTCCCCCACTCTTCACAGCGATTCT carries:
- the LOC6609515 gene encoding pancreatic lipase-related protein 2, giving the protein MVLPAASTLCNVFTFLLAGSPIFYSAAPRGSCSTCCAIKEREDIKFMLYTSRNRNSAQLLHLSDDARLAQSNFNFNYPLAIYLHGFSESATGERQSSQELKDAFLRRGNYNVILIDWSAMTAVPWYSNAVENLPVSGRYLARFLRFLVDKGYPAKYIHLIGFSLGAEVAGFAGKQLQEWGIKLPRITALDPALPLFEGNSSNRRLSPSDARFVDVIHTDGGLLGNPAPMGHADFYPNGGRPLQPGCAKQNIANNWLGIIVGCSHQRAWEYFVESIAQPRGFPAQRCEPSEMFGICREPGGRPAFMGMGADPRIRGKFYLNTNDAKPFGRNSQARAIVSLAPRLPIAYKLPPNATRQPSVSRWAIGQKEQDDEDEDNNALSNNIDRFSLT